The proteins below are encoded in one region of Thermosulfurimonas marina:
- a CDS encoding FAD-dependent thymidylate synthase, whose amino-acid sequence MKDLRPFFRERAREFLLGLVRERGGEAFRRTLFLSFLGARICYAESPPLSLFAEERFRDPERLRSFLIYLQKAGHGSVFAHSPLTVELSSPSADLLSALYKAWYDPETACVQLNLRHFAEVLTPEEFQELLEPGVADREFLSFPAVLFEGPELQKTYEGPLEGLLPRAEAPGENLLARPRVSVIRVPDEEPFGWFAVVVEGFSRLFSHQFVRHTWLNFNQRSHRYTAVDQFVEPPSFEVTPGAGELYRKEIERGLAAYRRLVSLGIKKEDARFVTPQGAATTVLATGPYFVWRDFIEKRAHPRAQWEIRHLAQALGEVIS is encoded by the coding sequence ATGAAGGATCTGCGCCCTTTTTTCCGGGAAAGGGCCCGGGAATTTCTTCTAGGTCTAGTTAGGGAGCGGGGAGGGGAGGCCTTTCGGCGCACCCTCTTTTTGAGTTTCCTCGGAGCCCGCATTTGTTATGCCGAAAGTCCTCCCCTTTCGCTTTTTGCCGAAGAACGCTTTCGGGATCCCGAACGCCTGCGGTCCTTCCTGATTTATCTCCAGAAGGCCGGACACGGAAGTGTTTTTGCCCATTCTCCCCTTACGGTGGAGCTTTCCTCTCCTTCGGCCGACCTTCTTTCGGCCCTCTACAAGGCCTGGTACGATCCGGAGACCGCGTGTGTCCAGCTTAATCTTCGCCATTTCGCCGAGGTCCTCACCCCGGAAGAGTTTCAGGAATTGCTTGAGCCCGGAGTGGCGGATCGGGAGTTTCTTTCATTTCCTGCCGTCCTTTTTGAGGGCCCGGAACTTCAGAAGACCTACGAGGGACCTCTCGAAGGACTCCTTCCCCGGGCGGAAGCTCCGGGAGAGAATCTCCTGGCCCGTCCCCGGGTAAGTGTAATCCGGGTGCCGGACGAAGAGCCTTTTGGTTGGTTTGCGGTGGTGGTGGAGGGGTTTTCCCGGCTTTTTTCTCACCAATTCGTGCGGCATACCTGGCTCAATTTCAACCAACGTTCCCATCGTTACACCGCGGTGGATCAGTTTGTCGAGCCCCCTTCCTTTGAGGTGACCCCCGGGGCTGGTGAGCTTTATCGGAAAGAGATCGAAAGGGGTCTTGCGGCCTATCGCCGGCTGGTCTCCTTGGGGATAAAGAAGGAAGATGCCCGCTTTGTGACCCCTCAAGGGGCGGCCACCACGGTGCTGGCCACCGGGCCTTACTTTGTCTGGCGAGACTTTATTGAAAAACGGGCCCATCCCCGGGCCCAGTGGGAAATCCGGCATCTGGCCCAGGCCTTGGGAGAGGTCATCTCCTGA
- a CDS encoding class I SAM-dependent methyltransferase, with translation MAHRFDPREKHKLESEERRKHLPPEAVLDLLELSLGETLVDLGCGPGYFALPAAERVGPQGQVFAVDVEEEMLRALEEKLPSRGVSNVKTVRSETYRVPLPDGVAEALLLAFVLHEVESPKRLAAEASRLLRPGGRVLVLEWQRKETPMGPPLSERLTEEEVLEILKDSGLKIRDSGPFREWFFFVRAQKA, from the coding sequence ATGGCTCACCGTTTTGATCCCCGAGAAAAACACAAGTTGGAGTCCGAAGAAAGGCGAAAACACCTTCCCCCGGAAGCCGTCCTTGATCTGCTGGAGCTTTCCTTGGGGGAGACTCTGGTGGATCTAGGCTGCGGTCCGGGTTATTTTGCCTTGCCGGCGGCCGAAAGAGTAGGGCCCCAGGGACAAGTGTTTGCGGTGGATGTGGAAGAGGAGATGCTGCGGGCCTTAGAGGAAAAACTCCCCTCCCGCGGCGTTTCTAACGTGAAGACCGTTCGTTCCGAGACCTATCGGGTGCCCCTCCCGGATGGGGTGGCCGAGGCCCTCCTTCTGGCCTTTGTCCTTCATGAGGTTGAATCTCCGAAGCGCTTAGCGGCTGAGGCCTCACGCCTCCTCCGTCCCGGAGGGCGGGTTTTGGTCCTGGAATGGCAGAGGAAGGAAACACCCATGGGGCCACCCCTTTCCGAAAGACTTACCGAGGAAGAGGTGCTGGAGATCCTCAAGGACTCCGGCCTTAAGATCCGGGACTCCGGTCCCTTTCGGGAGTGGTTCTTCTTCGTGCGGGCCCAAAAAGCCTAA
- the rplU gene encoding 50S ribosomal protein L21, translated as MFAVIKTGGKQYKVAPGDTLRVEKLPGEPGETVEIGEVLLVADEEELKVGAPVVEGARVKATIVEQGRSRKIVVFKKKRRKNYRRKKGHRQYYTVLRIDEIQVQ; from the coding sequence GTGTTTGCGGTGATCAAGACCGGCGGCAAGCAGTACAAGGTCGCTCCCGGAGACACCCTGCGGGTAGAAAAACTCCCTGGAGAGCCGGGAGAGACGGTGGAGATCGGAGAGGTCCTCCTGGTGGCTGACGAGGAAGAGCTGAAAGTAGGGGCCCCGGTGGTGGAGGGCGCCCGGGTGAAGGCCACCATTGTGGAACAGGGACGCAGCCGCAAGATTGTGGTCTTCAAAAAGAAGCGCCGCAAGAACTATCGGCGCAAAAAGGGGCATCGGCAGTACTATACCGTGCTGCGTATTGATGAAATTCAGGTCCAGTAA
- the rpmA gene encoding 50S ribosomal protein L27, whose amino-acid sequence MAHKKSGGASRNGRDSQSKRLGVKRYDGQVVKAGNILVRQRGTKIRPGFNVGMGRDFTLFAKIDGVVKYETRGGRRVVSVYPLESAQAA is encoded by the coding sequence ATGGCCCATAAAAAGTCCGGTGGAGCCTCGCGTAACGGTCGGGATAGTCAGAGCAAGCGTCTCGGGGTAAAGCGTTACGACGGACAGGTGGTCAAGGCCGGCAATATCCTGGTGCGTCAGCGGGGCACCAAAATCCGTCCGGGTTTCAATGTAGGTATGGGGCGGGATTTCACCCTCTTTGCCAAGATCGACGGGGTAGTCAAGTACGAGACCCGCGGTGGCCGCAGGGTGGTGAGTGTTTACCCCCTGGAAAGCGCCCAGGCGGCCTAA
- the mfd gene encoding transcription-repair coupling factor, producing the protein MELPKRLEALRKLLAEGRGVLEVGGVHPAALALVLASFSLEKPLLLLFPEEDPARRFVRAFNFFSGSLPEIFPAPETPPLSEVLPSPETASQRMAVLAGLLLGRTRMVVTSVAALLRRLPPPETLREAYEYLLCGEEIPRERLRERLVSLGYERVGRVEGVGEFAVRGGVIDLWPPGYENPLRLDFFGDQLETLRTFDPRTQRGLKPLEEAYIFPARETFVTGDPEALYERLLLRAERHRVPSREVEALREALSLKRFLEPEEFWLPVLFERLVDFRAYLPPETVLVIWEPEQVQAQAESFWGRVLSGARRAKRRLLFEPEEVFLPPEEWKDLLEKTFEGRLLARELPVAEKGITLSLRPPETLLPPGDQSRGLSRGLLLVREALKSGDHVVLALSAPTSAERVRELLFEEGLVKEKPPVREAPFREPERSLPLELYVGDLPEGLWWPELALILLSEAELFGKRRPEVARRPRLPGIRLEDLKPGDYVVHREHGIGIYRGLVRLEVGGVPGEFLLVEYAGGDRLYLPVDRLGEIHRYVGVDERPPALDRLGGKGFARRKEKVRRAIQEIAQELVALYAARRVARGHAFSPPDLVFREFEAAFPYQETPDQEAAIEEVLADMQSPRPMDRLLAGDVGYGKTEVALRAAMLAVRDGKQVAVLVPTTVLAEQHYRTFRERLSPFGVRVGVLSRLRPPAEQRQTLKALAAGEIQVVIGTHRLLSTDVRFRDLGLLIVDEEHRFGVRHKERLKELKKTVDVLSLSATPIPRTLQMSLLGIRDLSVIETPPPGRLPVKTILAKMEPEIVEEAIRRELARGGQVFFVYPRVKGLAALAGWVRRLVPEARVALAHGQMPPRQLEEVMGRFVRGEIDVLVCTTIIESGLDIPSANTIIICRADRLGLAEIYQLRGRVGRGPVQAYAYLLVPSLSGLTEEARKRLRALMQFTELGSGFRLALSDLKIRGAGNLLGTSQSGHIAAVGYDLYLEILESAIRELKGEKVEEVPEPEVRLNLPAYFPESYVPDVEERLHLYRELSLVKDEEDLARFEEALKDRFGEPPAEGGHLLALTRLKIFLRALRILKLEARGAELIFHLGHDPAYYEPGIRALSREFRHLRLTREGRLRVKVEGPLLFQALKISQILREKILQDQKKE; encoded by the coding sequence GTGGAGCTTCCGAAAAGGCTTGAGGCCCTGCGCAAACTCCTGGCCGAGGGCCGGGGTGTCCTCGAAGTGGGTGGGGTGCATCCTGCGGCCCTGGCCCTGGTCCTGGCCTCTTTTTCTCTAGAAAAACCCCTTCTTCTCCTTTTTCCGGAGGAAGACCCGGCTCGCCGTTTCGTGCGGGCCTTTAACTTTTTCTCTGGAAGCCTTCCGGAGATCTTTCCCGCCCCGGAGACTCCACCCCTTTCCGAGGTCCTGCCTTCTCCGGAGACGGCCTCCCAGCGTATGGCGGTCCTGGCCGGGCTCCTTCTGGGCCGAACCCGGATGGTGGTGACCTCTGTGGCCGCCCTCCTGCGGCGACTCCCCCCTCCGGAGACCCTGCGGGAGGCCTACGAGTATCTTCTTTGTGGGGAGGAAATCCCGCGGGAGCGCTTGCGGGAGAGATTGGTGTCCTTGGGTTATGAAAGGGTGGGCCGGGTGGAGGGGGTGGGAGAGTTTGCCGTGCGCGGAGGAGTAATCGATCTCTGGCCTCCGGGCTATGAAAATCCCCTAAGGCTGGATTTTTTCGGAGACCAACTGGAGACCCTCCGCACCTTTGACCCCCGAACGCAGAGGGGGCTCAAGCCCTTGGAAGAGGCCTATATCTTTCCGGCCAGAGAAACCTTTGTGACCGGAGATCCGGAGGCCCTTTATGAAAGGCTTCTTTTGCGGGCCGAGCGCCATCGGGTGCCCTCCCGGGAGGTGGAGGCCTTGCGCGAGGCCCTTTCTCTCAAGCGTTTCCTCGAGCCGGAAGAGTTCTGGCTCCCGGTGCTCTTTGAAAGGCTAGTGGATTTTCGGGCCTATCTTCCCCCGGAAACGGTGTTGGTAATCTGGGAGCCCGAGCAAGTCCAGGCCCAGGCCGAAAGCTTCTGGGGCCGAGTGCTCTCCGGGGCCCGGAGGGCCAAGCGCCGGCTCCTTTTTGAGCCCGAAGAGGTCTTTTTGCCTCCGGAGGAATGGAAGGACCTCCTCGAGAAGACCTTTGAAGGACGATTACTGGCTCGGGAGCTTCCGGTGGCCGAAAAGGGAATCACCCTTTCCCTTCGCCCCCCGGAGACCCTTCTTCCTCCTGGAGACCAATCTCGGGGACTTTCTCGGGGTCTGCTTCTGGTCCGGGAGGCCTTAAAGAGCGGAGACCACGTGGTGCTCGCCCTTTCTGCACCGACCTCGGCCGAGCGTGTGCGGGAGCTCCTCTTTGAGGAGGGACTGGTGAAAGAAAAACCTCCGGTGCGGGAGGCCCCTTTCCGAGAACCGGAGCGCTCCCTTCCCCTGGAACTCTATGTGGGGGATCTCCCGGAGGGCCTTTGGTGGCCGGAGTTGGCCCTGATCCTTCTTTCGGAGGCCGAACTTTTTGGAAAGCGCCGTCCGGAGGTGGCCCGCCGGCCACGGCTTCCCGGAATCCGCCTGGAAGATCTCAAACCCGGAGACTATGTGGTTCATCGGGAGCACGGGATCGGGATCTATCGGGGACTGGTGCGTCTGGAAGTGGGCGGAGTCCCGGGAGAGTTTTTGTTGGTGGAGTATGCCGGAGGGGATCGGCTCTATCTTCCCGTGGATCGCCTGGGGGAGATCCATCGCTATGTGGGGGTGGATGAAAGACCTCCGGCGCTCGATCGCCTGGGAGGCAAGGGATTTGCCCGCCGGAAGGAGAAGGTCCGGCGGGCCATCCAGGAGATTGCCCAGGAACTGGTGGCCCTCTATGCGGCCCGACGGGTGGCCCGAGGGCACGCCTTCTCTCCCCCGGATCTGGTCTTCCGAGAGTTTGAGGCCGCCTTCCCCTACCAGGAAACTCCGGACCAGGAAGCGGCTATCGAGGAGGTCCTGGCAGACATGCAGAGCCCTCGGCCTATGGATCGCCTGCTGGCCGGGGATGTGGGCTACGGGAAGACCGAGGTAGCCCTGCGGGCGGCCATGCTTGCCGTACGAGACGGCAAACAGGTAGCGGTCCTGGTCCCCACCACCGTGCTGGCCGAACAGCATTATCGCACCTTCCGCGAAAGGCTCTCCCCTTTTGGAGTACGGGTAGGGGTGCTTTCCCGGCTGAGGCCTCCGGCCGAGCAAAGGCAAACCCTTAAGGCCCTGGCTGCGGGGGAGATCCAGGTGGTCATCGGCACCCATCGCCTGCTTTCCACCGATGTGCGTTTTCGGGATCTAGGACTGCTTATCGTGGACGAAGAACACCGCTTCGGGGTGCGCCACAAGGAACGCCTGAAGGAACTCAAGAAGACCGTGGACGTACTTTCCCTTTCGGCTACCCCCATCCCCCGCACTCTGCAGATGTCCCTTCTGGGGATCCGGGATCTTTCGGTGATCGAGACCCCCCCTCCCGGGCGACTTCCGGTAAAGACCATCCTGGCCAAGATGGAACCGGAGATCGTGGAGGAGGCCATAAGACGGGAGTTGGCCCGAGGCGGGCAGGTCTTTTTTGTCTATCCTCGGGTAAAGGGCCTTGCGGCCCTGGCCGGATGGGTGCGTCGGCTGGTTCCGGAGGCCCGAGTGGCCCTGGCCCACGGACAGATGCCCCCCCGCCAGCTGGAAGAGGTCATGGGCCGCTTTGTGCGGGGGGAGATCGATGTCCTGGTCTGCACCACCATCATCGAAAGCGGTCTGGATATCCCTTCAGCCAACACCATTATCATCTGCCGGGCCGATCGTCTGGGACTGGCCGAGATCTATCAACTCCGGGGTCGGGTGGGCCGGGGTCCTGTCCAGGCCTACGCTTACCTTCTGGTCCCTTCGCTTTCAGGGCTTACGGAGGAGGCCCGCAAACGCCTGCGGGCCCTCATGCAGTTTACGGAACTGGGCTCGGGTTTCCGGCTGGCCTTAAGCGATCTCAAGATCCGCGGGGCAGGCAATCTTCTGGGGACCTCCCAGTCCGGCCATATCGCCGCCGTGGGCTATGATCTCTACCTGGAAATCCTGGAGAGTGCCATCCGGGAACTCAAGGGAGAAAAGGTGGAGGAGGTCCCGGAGCCGGAGGTGCGCCTCAATCTCCCGGCCTACTTCCCCGAAAGTTATGTTCCGGACGTGGAGGAGCGGTTGCACCTTTACCGGGAGCTTTCCCTGGTGAAAGATGAGGAAGATCTGGCCCGTTTTGAAGAGGCCCTTAAGGACCGTTTTGGGGAGCCTCCGGCCGAGGGAGGCCATCTCCTGGCCCTCACCCGGCTGAAGATCTTTTTGCGGGCCCTGAGGATCCTCAAGCTGGAGGCCCGGGGGGCGGAACTGATCTTCCATCTGGGCCACGATCCCGCTTATTATGAGCCGGGGATCAGGGCCCTTTCCCGAGAATTTCGTCACCTGCGCCTTACCCGGGAAGGGCGCCTCCGGGTAAAGGTGGAGGGCCCGCTTCTTTTCCAGGCCCTTAAAATTTCCCAAATCCTCAGAGAAAAGATTTTACAAGACCAAAAAAAAGAATAA
- a CDS encoding SurA N-terminal domain-containing protein yields the protein MKIRFLLLLFLFSFSTALGAREVQLVDRIAAVVNDEVITLSEVDEAALPLYQKYLAGVTDPEEESRRMQKIRKEVLERLIEEKLIAQEIRKYKIKVSDEEVEGFIQEIKTRLGGEEAFRDFLNAQGLTEEEYREQVRQQLQRLKLIRGSVQARIVITDEEVRRYYEEHYLKGTEKTLRLAAIVTSEEARIREAEKALAQGKDFSEVARKYSEIPGSGESFGTFKLSELAPELRRVLAKRRPGEVTPPVASGGRWFIFKVLSIENATKPFEAVKEEIRQNLYQKALDEYFQKWLKGLKERAFIQVFLK from the coding sequence ATGAAAATTCGTTTTTTGCTCTTGCTTTTCCTTTTTTCTTTTTCGACTGCCCTTGGCGCCCGGGAGGTTCAGCTCGTGGATCGTATTGCCGCGGTAGTCAACGACGAGGTCATCACCCTTTCGGAGGTGGATGAGGCGGCCCTTCCCCTTTATCAAAAGTATCTGGCCGGGGTGACCGATCCGGAGGAAGAGTCTCGGCGCATGCAAAAGATCCGCAAAGAGGTCCTGGAACGCCTCATTGAGGAAAAGCTCATCGCCCAGGAGATCCGAAAGTACAAGATCAAGGTGAGCGACGAGGAGGTGGAGGGCTTTATTCAGGAGATAAAGACGCGTCTCGGAGGAGAAGAGGCCTTTCGGGATTTCTTAAACGCTCAGGGGCTCACGGAGGAGGAATATCGGGAGCAGGTGCGCCAGCAACTCCAGCGCCTGAAGCTCATTCGGGGGAGCGTGCAGGCCCGGATCGTGATTACCGATGAAGAGGTGCGCCGTTACTATGAAGAACACTACCTGAAAGGGACGGAAAAGACCCTGCGGCTTGCGGCCATCGTGACCTCCGAGGAGGCCCGCATCCGGGAGGCGGAAAAGGCCCTGGCCCAAGGGAAGGACTTTTCCGAGGTGGCCCGCAAGTATTCCGAGATTCCGGGAAGCGGAGAGAGCTTCGGGACCTTCAAGCTCTCGGAGCTGGCCCCGGAGTTGCGCAGGGTCCTGGCAAAAAGACGTCCCGGGGAGGTGACCCCTCCCGTGGCCTCCGGGGGACGCTGGTTCATCTTCAAGGTCCTCTCTATAGAAAACGCCACCAAACCCTTTGAGGCCGTGAAAGAAGAAATTAGACAAAACCTTTATCAAAAAGCCCTTGACGAATATTTCCAGAAGTGGCTAAAAGGATTGAAAGAGAGGGCTTTTATCCAGGTTTTTTTGAAATGA
- a CDS encoding helix-turn-helix domain-containing protein: MKAEIGLGEYLRKMREAQGKTLAEIAEETKINCRYLEALEKEAWEELPAEVFVRGYLRAYALALGLDPEDVLRRYRESRPQGGEDPGESLSGGKKSRGLWPWVLLLLVLVSLVLLWLLR, encoded by the coding sequence ATGAAAGCCGAAATCGGGCTGGGAGAATATCTCCGGAAGATGCGCGAGGCGCAGGGGAAGACCCTGGCGGAGATCGCCGAGGAGACCAAGATCAATTGCCGCTATCTGGAAGCCCTGGAAAAGGAGGCCTGGGAGGAACTTCCGGCGGAGGTCTTTGTCCGGGGTTATCTTCGGGCCTATGCCCTGGCCCTGGGTCTCGATCCCGAAGACGTTTTGCGCCGTTATCGCGAGTCTCGACCGCAAGGAGGGGAGGATCCCGGGGAATCCTTATCCGGGGGGAAAAAGTCCCGGGGCCTCTGGCCCTGGGTGCTCCTCCTTCTGGTGTTGGTTTCCCTAGTGCTTCTTTGGCTCCTTCGTTGA
- the recO gene encoding DNA repair protein RecO, which translates to MLKPREVLLLSVREVAESDLLLSFLSPRAGRFLAVAKGGRRSLRRFVNKLEAGHLLRVYLRRGRAGLAPILEAADLLWAPERVRADPRAFALAGYFLELAERSSPPAEGREVFPLLLESLRFLEDHGPSGLLAAFFELRLLGLLGWAPELSRCLGCGAPLLEGGAFFPEKGGVLCRKCAPEGGRPLSARSLALLQGLRRLTLAGLSRVKARPEDLFAVSQALRTFLQGVLDQDIKALKVLEALESSGGVHEARDGGKAVCP; encoded by the coding sequence ATGTTAAAACCCCGCGAGGTCCTTCTCCTTTCGGTGAGGGAGGTGGCCGAAAGTGATCTCCTTTTGAGTTTTCTTTCTCCTCGGGCGGGGCGTTTTTTGGCGGTGGCCAAAGGGGGACGCCGCAGCCTCCGGCGGTTTGTGAATAAGCTCGAAGCCGGCCATCTCCTGAGGGTTTATCTTCGCCGGGGCCGGGCCGGTTTGGCTCCCATCCTGGAGGCCGCCGATCTCCTCTGGGCTCCGGAAAGAGTGCGTGCGGATCCCCGGGCCTTTGCCCTGGCCGGGTATTTTCTAGAGCTTGCGGAACGTTCTTCGCCTCCGGCCGAAGGCCGGGAGGTCTTCCCCCTTCTCCTGGAGAGTCTGCGTTTTCTGGAGGACCACGGCCCTTCGGGCCTTCTTGCGGCCTTTTTCGAGTTGCGCCTCCTGGGGCTTCTGGGCTGGGCCCCGGAGCTTTCCCGGTGTCTGGGCTGCGGGGCCCCGCTCCTTGAGGGAGGGGCCTTTTTTCCGGAAAAGGGCGGGGTCCTCTGCAGAAAATGTGCTCCGGAAGGGGGAAGACCCCTTTCGGCCCGTTCTTTGGCCCTTCTTCAGGGTTTGAGGCGTCTTACTCTGGCCGGCCTTTCTCGGGTGAAGGCCCGCCCCGAAGACCTTTTTGCGGTTTCTCAAGCCCTGCGGACCTTCTTGCAGGGGGTTCTCGACCAGGATATAAAGGCCCTTAAAGTGCTTGAGGCCTTGGAATCTTCGGGAGGGGTCCATGAAGCGAGAGATGGAGGAAAAGCAGTATGTCCTTAA
- a CDS encoding TIGR00730 family Rossman fold protein, with product MKREMEEKQYVLNGLAARESWRLFKIMAEFVEGFEELPKVYPAVTIFGSTRVRPGDPCYAQAEEIARELVRAGFSVITGGGPGVMEAANKGAAEEGGWSVGINIRLPLEQEPNPYANVRLEVRYFFVRKVMMAKYAVGFVFLPGGYGTLDELFEILTLVQTRKIRPVPVVLVGGHYWDPLVKWLRETVLAGGKISPQDLELFKVLDDPREVVAYIREKALLR from the coding sequence ATGAAGCGAGAGATGGAGGAAAAGCAGTATGTCCTTAACGGGCTTGCCGCTCGGGAGTCCTGGCGCCTTTTCAAGATCATGGCCGAATTCGTGGAGGGCTTTGAGGAACTCCCCAAGGTCTATCCCGCGGTGACCATCTTTGGTTCCACCCGGGTCCGCCCCGGGGATCCCTGTTACGCGCAGGCCGAGGAGATCGCCCGGGAGCTGGTGCGGGCGGGCTTTTCGGTGATTACCGGAGGAGGCCCGGGGGTGATGGAGGCCGCCAACAAGGGGGCCGCGGAGGAAGGGGGCTGGTCGGTGGGGATCAATATCCGTCTTCCCCTGGAGCAGGAGCCCAACCCCTACGCCAATGTGCGCCTTGAGGTGCGGTATTTCTTCGTGCGCAAGGTCATGATGGCCAAGTACGCCGTGGGTTTTGTCTTTCTGCCTGGAGGTTACGGGACTTTGGACGAACTTTTTGAGATCCTCACCCTGGTCCAGACCCGCAAGATCCGGCCGGTACCGGTAGTCCTGGTGGGCGGCCATTACTGGGATCCTCTGGTGAAGTGGCTTCGGGAGACCGTACTCGCCGGAGGAAAGATCTCCCCGCAAGATTTAGAGCTTTTTAAAGTGCTTGACGATCCCCGGGAAGTGGTGGCCTACATCCGGGAAAAGGCCCTTTTACGCTAG
- a CDS encoding PAS domain-containing sensor histidine kinase, producing MRRGLDLMGLKIEIPEGALYVECEAEPLLVIDRNFQVIYLNEKAREKYAYHGPLPVPCYRLTHELNHPCSQEGEECPLRKVLEQGKATVCIHRHKGEELLYEKILALPVRDSRGEVAGIVEILVDISSEVKAEVEARARAESLLEALEVPRVGAFILDSRFRVVWASRAIEEFFGLTRAEVLGEDMRGLIQEKIAPLMEKSEEFSQKILQAYQKHAYVENLVCHILPKERPERWVEHFSTPLRHGLYQGGRVEYYFDITPLKNLERKLLQAQKMETLGRLTAGLAHDFNNILMGIQGFITLAQMKLGERHPVNSYLRKAYKSSERAAEIVRKLLTFVKKYPQESYPIDLVRFFRESEELLRLTAGEGVRLKLEAPEEPLHVLASEDDLTQILLNLVTNAREAMPQGGELWIGLRKDGQRALLEIEDTGVGIPSENLPHIFDPFFTTKELGSGLGLSVVYGLVKALGGEIEVQSTPGKGTLFRIAFPLFQS from the coding sequence TTGCGGAGAGGTCTAGATCTCATGGGCCTTAAAATCGAGATTCCAGAAGGGGCCTTATACGTGGAATGCGAGGCCGAACCCCTCCTGGTGATTGATCGAAATTTTCAAGTTATTTATCTCAATGAAAAAGCCCGAGAAAAATACGCCTACCACGGCCCCCTCCCTGTCCCCTGCTACCGGCTAACCCATGAGCTAAATCACCCCTGTTCCCAGGAGGGGGAAGAATGTCCCCTGAGGAAGGTCCTTGAACAAGGGAAAGCCACGGTCTGTATTCACCGTCACAAGGGAGAGGAGCTCCTCTACGAAAAGATTTTGGCTCTTCCTGTTCGGGACAGCCGAGGAGAGGTGGCCGGAATAGTGGAAATCCTGGTGGACATCTCCTCTGAAGTAAAAGCCGAAGTTGAGGCCCGGGCCCGGGCCGAATCCCTCCTTGAGGCCTTAGAAGTCCCGCGGGTGGGAGCCTTTATCCTGGATTCCAGGTTTCGAGTAGTCTGGGCCAGCCGGGCTATAGAAGAATTTTTCGGTCTTACGCGAGCGGAGGTCCTGGGAGAAGATATGAGAGGCCTTATTCAAGAAAAAATAGCTCCTCTTATGGAAAAATCTGAAGAATTCTCCCAAAAAATTCTTCAAGCATACCAAAAACATGCTTACGTGGAAAATCTCGTCTGTCATATCCTCCCCAAGGAAAGGCCGGAGCGCTGGGTGGAACACTTCAGCACCCCTCTGAGGCATGGCCTTTATCAAGGCGGGCGAGTAGAGTATTACTTCGACATCACCCCCCTCAAAAATCTGGAACGTAAACTTCTTCAAGCTCAGAAGATGGAAACCTTGGGACGGCTCACGGCCGGTCTGGCCCATGATTTCAATAATATCCTGATGGGGATCCAGGGCTTTATTACCCTGGCCCAGATGAAACTGGGAGAGAGACATCCGGTAAACTCCTACCTCCGCAAGGCCTACAAGTCTTCGGAGCGTGCGGCTGAAATCGTGCGCAAGCTCTTAACCTTCGTCAAAAAATACCCCCAAGAAAGCTATCCCATAGACTTAGTCCGTTTTTTCCGGGAATCCGAAGAGCTCTTGCGCCTCACCGCGGGAGAAGGGGTGCGCCTGAAACTTGAGGCCCCGGAGGAACCTCTCCATGTTCTGGCAAGTGAAGATGACCTTACCCAGATCCTTCTCAATCTGGTCACTAACGCCCGGGAAGCCATGCCTCAAGGAGGGGAACTGTGGATAGGCTTACGAAAAGATGGGCAGAGAGCCCTTCTCGAGATAGAAGATACCGGAGTGGGGATCCCTTCTGAAAACCTTCCGCATATCTTTGACCCCTTCTTCACTACCAAAGAACTGGGCTCCGGGCTGGGACTCTCCGTGGTTTACGGACTGGTAAAGGCCCTGGGGGGAGAAATCGAAGTCCAGAGCACCCCGGGGAAAGGGACCCTCTTTCGGATCGCCTTTCCCCTCTTTCAAAGCTAG
- a CDS encoding lytic transglycosylase domain-containing protein: MPQGLSRSLGLILILGGLGLWAAPARADIYRYVDPQGRVYFTNVPLGPGWKLYLRTPRPRPRRATPWEALFEEVARAEGLDAALLKAVARVESGFNPRAVSPKGALGLMQLMPETAKTLGVSQPFNPRENLRAAARFLKRLLLEFGDLRLALAAYHAGPEAVRRYQGLPPFPETRRYVTRVLQYYRLYRSR, from the coding sequence ATGCCGCAAGGCCTTTCTCGAAGCCTCGGCCTGATCCTGATCCTGGGAGGTCTGGGCCTCTGGGCCGCCCCGGCCCGGGCCGACATTTATCGCTACGTGGATCCTCAGGGAAGGGTTTACTTTACCAATGTTCCTCTGGGGCCCGGCTGGAAACTTTACCTGCGTACCCCTCGCCCCAGGCCCCGAAGGGCCACCCCCTGGGAAGCTCTCTTTGAGGAGGTGGCCCGGGCCGAGGGCCTGGATGCGGCGCTCCTTAAGGCGGTGGCCCGGGTGGAGTCCGGCTTCAATCCCCGGGCGGTCTCCCCCAAGGGGGCCCTGGGGCTCATGCAACTCATGCCTGAGACCGCAAAAACCCTCGGGGTAAGCCAACCCTTTAACCCCCGGGAAAATCTCCGGGCCGCGGCCCGCTTTCTCAAGAGGCTTCTTCTGGAGTTCGGAGACCTGCGTCTGGCCCTGGCGGCCTACCACGCCGGCCCCGAGGCCGTGCGCCGCTACCAAGGCCTTCCTCCCTTCCCCGAGACCCGCCGCTACGTAACCCGTGTCCTGCAATATTACCGGCTTTATCGTTCCCGTTAA